The genome window CCCAAGAAGCCCCCACCCCCAGGCGAAGCCCCCGCTGCGCATGTCTACTAAGGTGACCAACGCCGGGAAGAGGCCACCGTGCAAAAAGGCCTGAGGATGCTCGAGGGCGTACCCTAGCCGGGCTGCCAGTACCCCAGCTAACGCCGTTTGCCAGGCGGCGGCCTCCAGCCTGGGCTGCCGTAGCCGACCCGCCAGGATCAGGAAGACCAGCAAGCCCAAGATCAGCGAGAAGCGGCTCCACTCGATGACCAGTGGCCCTAGCCGTAGCGCGTCAGGGGTAAGGTTCATCGCCTAACCGGATACCCGGCCGCCTGCCAAGCCAGCAGGCCACCCTGGACGTTGTGAATATTGCTAAAGCCCTTGCTTACCAAAATCTGACTGGCTTGGGCGGAGCGGTTCCCGCTGCGACAGATCACGTAGACCGGGAGGTTTCTGGGGATTTCGGCAGCGCGCTGGGCAAGCTGTCCCAAGGGGATCAGCTTGGCTCCTGCGACGTGCCCGGCGGCGAACTCGTAAGGCTCCCGCACATCCAGGATGAATTTGGGAGAGCGGGCCTGGTAGAGTTGCTGTACGCTCACGTTTTGATAGCCAGCCTGGGCCATCGCGCCCACCAGCCCCAGCAGGACCAAGACGAGCGGAGAAAGCTTCAGCTTCACGCTCCGACCCCTACTCCGGCAGCCTTGAGGGCGCCCTCCAGGAACACCCGCTCGGGCTGAGCCCCCAGCACCCGCTCCGTCCCCTGCCCGAGGATGACGGTGTCGGGCACCCCGGAGATACGGTACTGCTGCGAAAGCCGCGGGAACTCGTTGGCCTCGATGCCTTCGGCCACTACGTGGGGGTTGTGGAAGGCGAAGCGGAAAGCGGTGAGCACGGCGCGGGGGCAGTAGGGGCAGGTGGGGGTGACGAAGCTTTGCATCCGCACCGGCTGGGTAATCTTTTGCAGCTCGCCCTGGCTCTTCTCGCCCAGGCCGCTCTGCCCAGTACCCAGCATGAGCAAGGTCTCGATCAGGGTGCTGAACTCGTACCCGGCAGGTAAGCCGATAAAGCGGATATTGCTGCGGCTCGAGCCCGCCTCCCGCAGCAGGATGGTGGGGGCCAGCTTCAGGCCCAGGGCCTGGGCTTCGGGGTCGGAGAGGGGCTTCTCCACCACCGCGAGGTGCTCGTTGAGGGCCGCCACTTCCTTTAAAAGACCCAGGGTCTCCTCTTGCATTCCCGGTTCGTCTTGGCCCGGCAGGATAAGGCCGCTCCCTTTGAAAACCACTAGCTCTACTGGATTTTGGATGGGGGCTAAGGCCTGGCGCACTTGGGCTTGGGTTTTCTCGTCTAAGAAGTTCATGTAAGCTCCTTGGGTTTCCTGGGTATATACCCCCCAGGGATATTTGACAGTATACCCCCTATGGGTATAACATGCAACCATGTTGTTCAAACAGATCTACGAGGAAGGATTGGCCCAGGCCAGCTACCTGATCGGCTGCCAGGCCAGTGGCGAGGCGGTGGTGGTAGACCCAAGGCGGGATGTCCAGGTTTATCTCGAGGAGGCCCAGAAAAACGGCCTGAAGATCGTGGCCATCACCGAGACCCACATCCATGCCGACTACCTCTCGGGAGCCCGTGAGCTGGCCAAAGCCACCGGCGCTAGGCTGTATCTCTCCGACGAGGGCGACGAGAACTGGAAGTACAGGGGCCTGGAGGGCTTCGACCACCAACCCCTCAAGGACGGTGACCAGATTCGGGTGGGCAACGTCACCCTCACCGCCGTCCACACCCCGGGCCATACCCCCGAGCACCTGGGCTTTTTGGTGCAGGACGGGGCTGCGGCCAGCGAGCCCGGCTTCTTGCTGAGTGGCGACTTCGTGTTCGTGGGGGATATCGGCCGCCCCGACCTGCTGGAAGAGGCCGCCGGCATTCTGGGCACCGCCGAGCCGGGGGCCAGGCGGATGTTCAAGAGCCTGAAGGAGAAGTTCCTCACCCTGCCCGACTACGTGCAGGTCTGGCCCGGCCACGGCGCGGGCTCGGCCTGCGGCAAGGCCTTGGGTGCGGTGCCCTCCAGCACCGTCGGTTACGAGCGGCGCTTCGCTTGGTGGGCCGACTATCTGGCCAGGGACGACGAGGCGGGTTTTGTGAAGGCCCTCCTCTCTGGCCAGCCCGAGGCCCCCAGCTACTTTGCCGAGATGAAGCGCCTCAACCGCGACGGGATGCCGATTCTGGGCGGGTTGCCCAAACCCCAGCCGCTCACCCCGGAAGCCTTCCAGAAGAGGCTGGCCGAAGGGGCGCTGCTGGTGGATACCCGCGACAAGCTGGCCTTCGCCGGGGGGCACCTCAAGGGGGCCATCAACATTCCCGCGGGCAATAACTTCTCCACCTGGGCGGGCTGGCTCTTGCCCTACGAGCGCGACCTCGTGCTCTTGGCCAGCCCCGAGCGGGTGGAGGAGTTGGTGAAGCAGCTCATCCGCATCGGGCTCGACCGGGTGGTGGGGTTCATTCCGGGCCTCGAGGGTTACGCCCAGGGCGAGCTCGAGACCGTTCCCCAGCTCACCGCCGCCGAAGCCAAAGCCCTGTGGGAAAAGGGCGAGGCCGTCATCCTAGATGTGCGCGGGGCCGATGAATACATAGCCGGACACATCCCCGGCGCACAAAACCTCCACGCCGGGCGGGTGATGAGGAGGCTGAGCCAGATCCCCAAGGACAGACCGGTGGTGGTGCATTGCCTGGGTGGGGATCGCTCCTCCACCGCCATCAGCGCCCTGCTGGCCGCCGGCTTCACCAACGTCATCAACCTCACCGGGGGGATCAGGGCCTGGCGGGAGCACGGCTTCCCCACCGAGAAGGGGGAGGCGCGCCAGGCGGTGGGGGCCTGACCGACTCGGAGCCTCCCAAAAGGACGTACCATGACCCGAAACCTCGACCCCAAGACGGCTTACCGCACCCTAGAGCGCTACCAGGTGGTGGATGTGCGTGAGCCCTACGAGTGGGCCGAGGGGGTTTTGCCGGGAGCGCTGCGGCTACCTCTCGGCACCCTCGGGACCCTAGCCCCGCTCCACCTCGAGCGCGAACGTCCGGTGCTGCTCTACTGCCGCAGCGGAAACCGCTCGCAGGAAGCCCTCAAAACCCTACAGAAGCTGGGCTACAAGAAGGTCTGGCAGCTCGAGGGCGGCCTCAAGGCCTGGCGCGAGGCGGGAATCCCCTGCGCCAGCCCGATCTAGACGAAGGAGAACCATGTTGACCGTGCCCTACAAAGACATCACCCCCCAACAGGCGCAGAAGCTGCTCGAGGACAAGGTCCTCTTCGTGGACGTGCGCGAGGCCGAGGAGTTTGCCGACTCCCGCATCCCCGGCGCCAAGCTGGTGCCGCTGTCGGAGTTCGCCGGGCGGGCCGCCGAGCTGAGCAAGGACCAGCCGGTGGTGCTCTACTGCCGCAGCGGGGGCCGAAGCGCGCAGGCGGCGGCCTGGCTGGCGGCCAAGGGCTACACCAAGGTGCTCAACCTCGAGGGGGGCATCCTGGCCTGGTACCGCGCCGGGCTGCCTTTGGACAGCGCCCCGGTGGAGGTAACCTACCGCGAGACCGCCTTCGCCGAGCTCACCCCGCACGAGGCCAAGGCTTGGGTGGACGCGGGGGCCTACGTGGTGGACGTGCGCGAGCCCTACGAGTATGCCATGGGGCACCTGCCGGGAGCGGTGAACATCCCCCTGGGCCGCTTTGTGTCCGAGGTCAGCAGGCTACCCAAAGACCGCAAACTGCTCCTGGTCTGCGCCTCGGGCAACCGCTCCTCCCAGGCCGCGGCCTACCTGGCGGGCCAGGGGTTCGACAAGGAGCTCGTGGGCAACCTCGAGGGCGGCACCTACGGCTGGATGAGCGCGGGCTTCGAGGTGGAGCGTTGATTGGCTGGCTGAGAAATCTGTTCGGCGCAGGGGCTTCGGTGGGCCGCCTGAGCCCGCTCGAGGCCCACGAGAAAGCCAAAGCCGGAGCCATCATCCTGGACGTACGCACCCCATACGAGCGCCAGGAGGCTAAAATCCCTGGCTCCCAAGCCCTCCCGTTGGACAGGCTAGCCCAGGAGTGGGAAAAGCTCCCAAAGGACAAGGAGATCATCTGCCAGTGCAGAAGTGGGGCCCGGAGCGCCCAGGCGGCTCGCTTCCTGGCTGAGAAGGGCTTCAAGGTCTACAACCTGGCGGGCGGTATAGAAGCCTGGAAACGGCACAAACTTCCGGTGAAGTGATGGCCGCTGCGGAAAGCCACATGCTCCTAGCCTGGGTCGGTGCGCTGCTGATCGGGCTTGTCCTGGGTATGCTGGGCTCGGGCGGCTCTATCCTCACCGTGCCCATCCTGGTCTACCTGGTGGGCGAGCCCGAAAAGCTGGCCGTTGCCGAATCCCTGGCCATCGTAGGGACAATCGCCTTGGTGGGATCCCTTCCCTATGCGCTCCGCGCTTTGGTGGACTGGAAAAGCGGGGTGGTGTTCGGTATACCCGGCACAATCGGTACCTACGCCGGAGCCTGGCTTTCACAGTTCGTAAGCGGAGGGGTGCAGCTAGGCTTATTCGCGGTGGTGATGCTCCTGGCGGCGTTTATAATGGCTCGCCCCAAAGGACTCCGCGCTCCCCGTACCTCGGGAGTCATCTGGAAGACCGGGCTTGGGGGAGGGGGGGTGGGGACTGTTGTTGGGCTGGTGGGGGTAGGTGGCGGTTTCCTCATCGTTCCGGCGCTGGTGTTGTTGGGGGGCTTGCCCATGCACCTGGCGGTAGGGACTAGCCTGCTCGTCATCGCGCTCAACTCGGCAGTTGGTTTTTACAAGTACCTGCACCTGCTTCCCGCGCTGGGGCTGACGGTGCACTGGGATTTGGTCTTCTTGTTCAGTGTCCTGGGGATCGCCGGGAGCTTTCTAGGAGGGCGGATCGGGGTTCGTCTCCCACAGGAGGCGCTGCGCCGGGGTTTTGCCGGATTTTTGGTGTGGATGGGGCTTTACATCTTCTGGCAGAGCCTTTCCAGGCTCCTCACGGGTTCCGGTTGAGAGAAGGGAGCGATACACTTGAGCCACCCTCTATGGCCAAGACCACCCAGACCCGCTGGAACCTCCAGGATATCGACCCCCGCAGCACCCCCGGCTTCGATGGAGGGAAAGCAAAGGCCTTAGCCGAACTCGAGCGTCTCTCGACCCGCTTGGGCCAACTGCAGGAGCAGCTTTACGCTGAACGCCAGCACCGGGTGCTGGTGATCTTGCAGGGGATGGATACCTCCGGCAAGGACGGCACCATCCGCCACGTGTTCAAGCACATAGATCCTCTAGGGGTAAGGGCGGTGGCCTTTAAGGCCCCTACCCCGCCTGAGTTGGAGCGCGACTACCTGTGGCGGGTGCACCCTCACGTCCCGGCCAATGGCGAGCTGGTGATCTTCAACCGCAGCCACTACGAGGACGTGCTGGTGGTGCGGGTGCATGGCCTGGTGCCCAAGGCGGTGTGGTCGCGGCGCTACGAACACATCAACGCCTTCGAGAAGATGCTGGTGGATGAGGGAACCACCGTGCTCAAGTTCTTTTTGCATATCAGCAAGCAGGAGCAGAAAAAGCGCCTCCTCGAGCGTTTGAAAGAGCCTGACAAGCGCTGGAAGTTCAACCCCCAAGACCTGGTGGAGCGGGGTTATTGGGAAGACTATATGCAAGCCTACCAGGACGTACTGGACAAGACCCATACCCCATACGCCCCCTGGCACGTGATTCCCGCGGACCGCAAGTGGTACCGCAACCTGCGGGTCTGCCAACGGTTGGTCGAGGTGCTGGAGGGCCTGGGGATGAAGTATCCTCAGCCCGAGCTGGACATCTCTGGGCTCGAGGGCGAGCTGGAGAAGACGTGAGGAAGCATGGACGTCTTCCCCTGCCTGGAGTCCCTCCGGCTCCGCTTGCGGGAGATCCGCGAGGAGGATGCCTGGGCTCTCTACCGTATCTATACCGACCCCCTGGTGGTGCGCTACCACAACCTCGAGCGCTTGGAAGGCCTCGAGGCAGCCCTCAGCTTTGCCGCCTGGATGCACAGCCTCTATCCCGAGGGGCGGGGGTTGCGCTGGGGGATCGAGGGGCGGGGGTCGCCAGGCCTCATCGGCACCATCGGCTATGAGTACCTCGACGCCCGCCAGCAGGGGGCCGAAATCAGCTACGACCTGCTCCCGGCGCATTGGGGCCAAGGGCTCATGCAGGAGGCCGTGGAGGCGGTGCTGGAGTATGTGCGGGGAACTTCCCTGCTCTACCTGGAGGCCAACGTGGTTTCGGAGAACCAGGCCTCGGCGCGGGTACTCGAGAAGGCCGGGTTCATTCCTCGAGGGGAACCCTACGCCCAGGGATTGCCCGGTGGGGCCACCTACCGGGTGCAGCGGTATCGGCTCGAGGTAGACCGGGCCCCTCACAACAGCTCGAGCCCCGGCCAGCCGGCGAGCAGGTCTTGCTCGTTGAGGGCCTCGCCCTCTACCTCCGGCGTCCAGGAGAGGTAGGCTGCGAGCGTGGTGAGGGGGGTGGAGGAGGAGAGCGCGAGCAAGGCCTGCCGGGCTCCGGCAGCGCGGAGCGGCCTGGGCACTGCGGGCAGCGGGCCGCGGTGGGCCAGCAACAAGGAGACCAGCAGGTAACGCTTGTCGGGCTCGAGGCGGGGGGTGTACTCGGCTTCATGGGTCTCCACCTTGCCCTCAAATTTGCGATAAGTTTCGATATAGCTGCTGCGGTCCTCGGTCATCCAGCGGTCGAACTGGCCTTCGGCCTCTTCGAGGCGGCCCTGCCAGTTTTCGTAGCTGCCAAACTTCCAGCTGCTCTGCTCGCGTAAGAGGAGGGCGGCGGCATTGTCCACCAGGTCGGCCAGCCCTTGGGGGGTCTCGGTATCGGCCTCTTCGGCGAGGCGGCGCAGCGCCCGCTGAAGCTCGGGAGAGTAGAGGAGGGCCAGCCGCAGCCGGGCCACCTCCGCCTCCGCTGACCCGGCTCCCGGCGAACCCCCACTGCCCCGGGCCGCGCTGCTCAGACCCCGCACCACCGCGTAGGCGATGAGGCCCAGCACCAGGAGGGTGATGATGGAGGCCACGCCGATACCCCCACCCCCTATACCTGGGGTCACGTACACCGGCGGAGCCGGGTAGGCCGGGTATACCGGCGGGGTGCTGTAAGGCCGGCTGGGGGTAGGTAACGGGAAGGAAGGGGCCGGAGAAGGGTTCACCCGCGGCACCGAGGGGGTGCGGAACCCCCCGCGTCCACCCGCTCCACCCCCCGAGCGCTGGGCAAACCCGACGGCCAGAAGCACCGGCCCCAGCAGGGCCAATAGCATCAGCAACCCTACCGCGAATCTACGCACGCTTACACGATACCGTAGGAAGGGTTGGTAGAACGAAGGAGCGGTCAAAGCCGCCCGCCTCCCCTCCAACCGCTGGCAAAGATCCCATGGGGAGGGGCTACGATGGAAGATCCCCGAACCCGCAAAGTGTGAGGGCGGCTGGGATTGTAGCAAATAATGTTAGTAAACTTGATACGAGGAGACTGAAGTCTTGGCGCTTACAATGGCCGAGGTTCTGCCTGGAGGAGAACCGCAAATGAGCGAACGGAGCGAGAACAAAACCCTTCCCCCTACGCTGCCTATCTGTCCGGTGCGGGGTTCGGTCATCTACCCTACCATGGTCATGCCCATCGATGCTGGGCGGCCTATCTCGATCAAGGCCATAGATGCGGCCTTGGCCCAGGAGCGGGTCATCCTGATCGTGAGCCAGCGCGACAAGGACCTCGAGGCCCCCGGCCCACAGGATCTCTACGAGGTCGGCACGGCTTGCAATATCCTCAGGATGCGCAAAAACCCCGATGGCTCGATACAGATGCTGGTGCAGGCTTTCGCCCGGGTAAAGGTGACCCAAGTCACCCAGCAGGACGGCTACTTGCTGGCCCAGGCCGAGATCATCTCCGAGAGCGTGGGGAACGCCGTCGAGGTCAAGGCCCTCTTTCGCGAGGTGCGCGAGAAGTTCCAAGCGGTGCTCAAGGAGGGGCGCTACCTGAGCCCCGAAGTGACCCAGTTCGTGCTGAACCTGGAAGACCCCTCGCAATTGGCCGACTACATCGCTTTCCACATGGATTTCCGCCTCGAGGATAAACAGAAGATCCTCGAGACCGCTTCGGCTTCCGAGCGGCTCAAGCAGGTGTTGGTGTTGCTGGATGCTGAGCTCGAGCTCATCGAGACGCAAAAGCGCATCCAGCAGCAGGTCAAGGAGGAAATCGACAGAAACCAGCGCGAGTACTTCCTGCGCGAGCAGATGAAGGCCATTCAGAAAGAGCTGCACGGCGAGGAGGGGGAAGAGGAGGTGGAGGAGTACCGCCAGCGGATCGCCGCCCTCTCTCTTCCTGAGGCGGTAAAAAGCGAGGCCGAGCGTGAACTCTCCCGCTTTGCCCGCATGCACCCCGACTCCGCCGAGGCCAGCGTAATCCGCACCTACCTGGATTGGATCGTCAACCTCCCCTGGAATACCCGCACCGAAGACTATGTGGACCTCAAACAGGCCAAGGAGATCCTCGAGGAGGACCACTATGGCCTGGAGAAGGTCAAGGACCGGGTCTTGGAGTACCTGGCGGTGAGGAAGCTCAAGCTCGAGCGGGCCAAGCGGGGGGAGATCCCCGAGGAGGAAGTGGCCAAAGGCCCCATTTTGCTCTTCGTGGGGCCGCCGGGGGTGGGTAAAACCTCCATCGCCAAGAGCATCGCCAAGAGCCTGGGCCGCAAGTACGTGCGGATCAGCCTGGGCGGCGTGCGCGACGAGTCCGATATCCGCGGCCATCGCCGCACCTACATCGGGGCTATGCCAGGGCGGATCATTCAGGCTTTGCGCCAGGCCGGGAGCAAGAACCCGGTGTTGCTGCTCGACGAGGTGGATAAGCTGGGCTCGAGCTATCAGGGCGACCCGGCGGCGGCTTTGCTCGAGCTGTTGGACCCGGCGCAGAACAAGGAGTTCACCGACCATTACCTGGGCGTGCCCTTCGACATGAGCGAGACGCTCTTCATCTGTACCGCCAACTTCCCTGGGAATATCCCCGCTCCCTTGATGGACCGCATGGAGCTGATCGAGTTCACCAGCTACATCGAGCAGGAGAAGCTGGAAATCGCCAAGCGCTACCTGCTCCCGCGGCAGATGCTGGAGAACGGACTCAAGGAAAACCAAGTGGTCATTACCGAAGCTGCGCTCTCGCGGCTTATCACCCACTACACCCGCGAGGCCGGGGTGAGGAACCTCGAGCGCGAGATCGGCAGCCTCCTGCGCAAAGCTGCGCGGAGCATCCTCGAGACGGGGCGAAAGCGGGTGCGCATCACCGAGGGCGACCTCGAGAAGTACCTGGGCCCGGCCCGCTTCATGCCCGAGTCCGAGGCCCGTGAGCCGCAGGTGGGGGTGGCGACCGGGATGTACTACTCGCCGGTGGGCGGGGACATCATGTTCATCGAGGTCTCGGCCATGCCCGGCAAGGGCAACCTGATCCTCACCGGTCAGCTGGGCGACGTGATGAAGGAGTCCGCTCGAGCGGCGCTCTCCTACGCCAAAAAGAACGCCCAGCGCTTCGGCATCTCGCTCGAGCGCTTTGACGGTTCAGACATCCACATCCACGTCCCAGCAGGCGCAGTGCCCAAAGAGGGCCCCTCGGCGGGGATCGCCATTACCGCCGCTATGGTTTCGGCCTTGGCCGAGGTACCGGTGCGCCACGACGTGGCCATGACCGGCGAGATCACCCTCACCGGGCGGGTCTTGCCCATCGGCGGGGTCAAGGAGAAGGTGTTGGGGGCGCGCCGGGCAGGGATCCGCCAGGTGATCTTGCCCAAGCAGAACCAGTCGGATCTGGTCGATGTCCCGGCCTACTTGCGCCAGAACCTCACCTTTCACTTTGCCGAGAACCTCGACCAAGCCCTCGACTGGGCCTTGGTGGGTGGGTTGAAGGGGCTCGAGGCGAGAGGTGCCTCCAAACCCAGCAAGCCCAAGGTGAGCCGCAAACCCAAGGCTCCCCCCGCCGCGCGCGCGTGAGCTTCACCTGGGCGTCATCGGGCAGCGCTATACTTAGCCCATGCGGGGCGCTCGGCAAATCGTCGGCGGGGTGGTGCTGCTGGTGGGGTTGGGGGCGGGGGTCTGGTCGGCCCACCTGCACCCTTCCCCGCCCGGGCCGACCCAGCCGATCGTGGTGGTTCAGACCCGGGCGGATGAGCGGTATCCTTACCGCTCGGCGGTCTTCGACGCCTTTGTGGAGGACTCCTACCGAGAGGTTGCGTCGCGGGTGGAGCCGTTTTACGCCTGGTGGGAGGGGGCTTACGCGAGGCACCCGCAGCTCTGGCTGGAGGGGCATAAGGCCCTGATCGCCGCCATGGAGGCCCGGAAGAAGGAGCTGGCCGCGGCCCAGGGCGAGGCCAAGACCCGGCTCGAGCTAGAAACCGCCCGGTGGTTGCACAAGCTGGTCAAGACCCTGATTCCTAAATTCAGCCTCGAGCGGGGCTTTGAGTTTGTGTATACCGTGGAGCGGGGAGAGCGCCAGTGCTTGCTGCAATCGGTGCTGATCGCCGGGATGCTGCAAAAGATGGGCCTGGATGCGGGAGTGGCGATGGTTTGGAAGAATCCCCAGGCGCAAGAGAGCAACAACGGCCATGCGGTCACCGTGCTGCGCCTGCCGGGTGGGCGCGATGTGCTGGTGGATGCCTCCGACCCCGAGCCTTTCATCCGCCACCAGGGCCTGTTTGTCTACGACCCCGCGAGCCGTAGTTACCGCTTCGTCGAGCCGGTCTATTCCCAGGACTTTATCACCGCTTACCGCTTGCACGGGAGCGGCGAGGAGGTGAACCCAAACCAACTTCGCCCGCTCAGCGCTCGCTTTCTACGTTCGCAGTTTTATTACTATCGAGGGGAGCGGGCTCCGGGCGGGTTCATGGGCCCCTCCAACCCCCGGGGCCTGGCAGCTTCGGCCCGCTTCCTCGAGCAGGCCATCCGCTACGATCCCTACAACCCCCTTCCGGTCTACGTGCTGGGGCACGTCTACGCCAAAGAGGGCAAAAAGGAAGCTGCCCGCGAGCAGTATCTCCAAGGGTACCGGCTCTATAGGGCCTTTGGCTACGTCCCATCCGGTCCCCAGGCGGCCTACAGCCGAGCGGGCTGGGGCTATTAGCCTCCGGCATTAAGGCTACCCTAACGCCGTTCTTGCTCAGCCTGCTCCCCGGGAGGCTAGACTTGGGTAGCATGAAGCTTTACCGGATTCTCCTACCGCTGGCCTTCGGGGTAGCCCTGACCGGATGCCTGCCCAGGGTCAGCCCGCTCCTGGGCACTACCCCGGTGGTCACCGACTTCCACCCCGACCGCGGAGCCGGCGCCGCCTACAAGCTCGACGAGGCGATAAGCTTTAGCTTCACCCTG of Meiothermus sp. Pnk-1 contains these proteins:
- a CDS encoding rhodanese-like domain-containing protein, giving the protein MKLKLSPLVLVLLGLVGAMAQAGYQNVSVQQLYQARSPKFILDVREPYEFAAGHVAGAKLIPLGQLAQRAAEIPRNLPVYVICRSGNRSAQASQILVSKGFSNIHNVQGGLLAWQAAGYPVRR
- a CDS encoding thioredoxin family protein, whose product is MNFLDEKTQAQVRQALAPIQNPVELVVFKGSGLILPGQDEPGMQEETLGLLKEVAALNEHLAVVEKPLSDPEAQALGLKLAPTILLREAGSSRSNIRFIGLPAGYEFSTLIETLLMLGTGQSGLGEKSQGELQKITQPVRMQSFVTPTCPYCPRAVLTAFRFAFHNPHVVAEGIEANEFPRLSQQYRISGVPDTVILGQGTERVLGAQPERVFLEGALKAAGVGVGA
- a CDS encoding MBL fold metallo-hydrolase, with the protein product MLFKQIYEEGLAQASYLIGCQASGEAVVVDPRRDVQVYLEEAQKNGLKIVAITETHIHADYLSGARELAKATGARLYLSDEGDENWKYRGLEGFDHQPLKDGDQIRVGNVTLTAVHTPGHTPEHLGFLVQDGAAASEPGFLLSGDFVFVGDIGRPDLLEEAAGILGTAEPGARRMFKSLKEKFLTLPDYVQVWPGHGAGSACGKALGAVPSSTVGYERRFAWWADYLARDDEAGFVKALLSGQPEAPSYFAEMKRLNRDGMPILGGLPKPQPLTPEAFQKRLAEGALLVDTRDKLAFAGGHLKGAINIPAGNNFSTWAGWLLPYERDLVLLASPERVEELVKQLIRIGLDRVVGFIPGLEGYAQGELETVPQLTAAEAKALWEKGEAVILDVRGADEYIAGHIPGAQNLHAGRVMRRLSQIPKDRPVVVHCLGGDRSSTAISALLAAGFTNVINLTGGIRAWREHGFPTEKGEARQAVGA
- a CDS encoding rhodanese-like domain-containing protein; translated protein: MTRNLDPKTAYRTLERYQVVDVREPYEWAEGVLPGALRLPLGTLGTLAPLHLERERPVLLYCRSGNRSQEALKTLQKLGYKKVWQLEGGLKAWREAGIPCASPI
- a CDS encoding rhodanese-like domain-containing protein, which codes for MLTVPYKDITPQQAQKLLEDKVLFVDVREAEEFADSRIPGAKLVPLSEFAGRAAELSKDQPVVLYCRSGGRSAQAAAWLAAKGYTKVLNLEGGILAWYRAGLPLDSAPVEVTYRETAFAELTPHEAKAWVDAGAYVVDVREPYEYAMGHLPGAVNIPLGRFVSEVSRLPKDRKLLLVCASGNRSSQAAAYLAGQGFDKELVGNLEGGTYGWMSAGFEVER
- a CDS encoding rhodanese-like domain-containing protein — protein: MIGWLRNLFGAGASVGRLSPLEAHEKAKAGAIILDVRTPYERQEAKIPGSQALPLDRLAQEWEKLPKDKEIICQCRSGARSAQAARFLAEKGFKVYNLAGGIEAWKRHKLPVK
- a CDS encoding sulfite exporter TauE/SafE family protein; the protein is MLLAWVGALLIGLVLGMLGSGGSILTVPILVYLVGEPEKLAVAESLAIVGTIALVGSLPYALRALVDWKSGVVFGIPGTIGTYAGAWLSQFVSGGVQLGLFAVVMLLAAFIMARPKGLRAPRTSGVIWKTGLGGGGVGTVVGLVGVGGGFLIVPALVLLGGLPMHLAVGTSLLVIALNSAVGFYKYLHLLPALGLTVHWDLVFLFSVLGIAGSFLGGRIGVRLPQEALRRGFAGFLVWMGLYIFWQSLSRLLTGSG
- a CDS encoding polyphosphate kinase 2 family protein, whose product is MAKTTQTRWNLQDIDPRSTPGFDGGKAKALAELERLSTRLGQLQEQLYAERQHRVLVILQGMDTSGKDGTIRHVFKHIDPLGVRAVAFKAPTPPELERDYLWRVHPHVPANGELVIFNRSHYEDVLVVRVHGLVPKAVWSRRYEHINAFEKMLVDEGTTVLKFFLHISKQEQKKRLLERLKEPDKRWKFNPQDLVERGYWEDYMQAYQDVLDKTHTPYAPWHVIPADRKWYRNLRVCQRLVEVLEGLGMKYPQPELDISGLEGELEKT
- a CDS encoding GNAT family N-acetyltransferase, translated to MDVFPCLESLRLRLREIREEDAWALYRIYTDPLVVRYHNLERLEGLEAALSFAAWMHSLYPEGRGLRWGIEGRGSPGLIGTIGYEYLDARQQGAEISYDLLPAHWGQGLMQEAVEAVLEYVRGTSLLYLEANVVSENQASARVLEKAGFIPRGEPYAQGLPGGATYRVQRYRLEVDRAPHNSSSPGQPASRSCSLRASPSTSGVQER
- a CDS encoding DUF1517 domain-containing protein; the encoded protein is MLLALLGPVLLAVGFAQRSGGGAGGRGGFRTPSVPRVNPSPAPSFPLPTPSRPYSTPPVYPAYPAPPVYVTPGIGGGGIGVASIITLLVLGLIAYAVVRGLSSAARGSGGSPGAGSAEAEVARLRLALLYSPELQRALRRLAEEADTETPQGLADLVDNAAALLLREQSSWKFGSYENWQGRLEEAEGQFDRWMTEDRSSYIETYRKFEGKVETHEAEYTPRLEPDKRYLLVSLLLAHRGPLPAVPRPLRAAGARQALLALSSSTPLTTLAAYLSWTPEVEGEALNEQDLLAGWPGLELL
- the lon gene encoding endopeptidase La — its product is MPIDAGRPISIKAIDAALAQERVILIVSQRDKDLEAPGPQDLYEVGTACNILRMRKNPDGSIQMLVQAFARVKVTQVTQQDGYLLAQAEIISESVGNAVEVKALFREVREKFQAVLKEGRYLSPEVTQFVLNLEDPSQLADYIAFHMDFRLEDKQKILETASASERLKQVLVLLDAELELIETQKRIQQQVKEEIDRNQREYFLREQMKAIQKELHGEEGEEEVEEYRQRIAALSLPEAVKSEAERELSRFARMHPDSAEASVIRTYLDWIVNLPWNTRTEDYVDLKQAKEILEEDHYGLEKVKDRVLEYLAVRKLKLERAKRGEIPEEEVAKGPILLFVGPPGVGKTSIAKSIAKSLGRKYVRISLGGVRDESDIRGHRRTYIGAMPGRIIQALRQAGSKNPVLLLDEVDKLGSSYQGDPAAALLELLDPAQNKEFTDHYLGVPFDMSETLFICTANFPGNIPAPLMDRMELIEFTSYIEQEKLEIAKRYLLPRQMLENGLKENQVVITEAALSRLITHYTREAGVRNLEREIGSLLRKAARSILETGRKRVRITEGDLEKYLGPARFMPESEAREPQVGVATGMYYSPVGGDIMFIEVSAMPGKGNLILTGQLGDVMKESARAALSYAKKNAQRFGISLERFDGSDIHIHVPAGAVPKEGPSAGIAITAAMVSALAEVPVRHDVAMTGEITLTGRVLPIGGVKEKVLGARRAGIRQVILPKQNQSDLVDVPAYLRQNLTFHFAENLDQALDWALVGGLKGLEARGASKPSKPKVSRKPKAPPAARA
- a CDS encoding tetratricopeptide repeat protein, with product MRGARQIVGGVVLLVGLGAGVWSAHLHPSPPGPTQPIVVVQTRADERYPYRSAVFDAFVEDSYREVASRVEPFYAWWEGAYARHPQLWLEGHKALIAAMEARKKELAAAQGEAKTRLELETARWLHKLVKTLIPKFSLERGFEFVYTVERGERQCLLQSVLIAGMLQKMGLDAGVAMVWKNPQAQESNNGHAVTVLRLPGGRDVLVDASDPEPFIRHQGLFVYDPASRSYRFVEPVYSQDFITAYRLHGSGEEVNPNQLRPLSARFLRSQFYYYRGERAPGGFMGPSNPRGLAASARFLEQAIRYDPYNPLPVYVLGHVYAKEGKKEAAREQYLQGYRLYRAFGYVPSGPQAAYSRAGWGY